In a single window of the Pedosphaera parvula Ellin514 genome:
- a CDS encoding LamG-like jellyroll fold domain-containing protein, giving the protein MLLIYMSLSLVLPGSDKRSCKFQTNVRATRKTTSGTATAFGVVCMLMFLGAVAEAGTWTALTHAPPAGLNNALLLGDGTVMCGDGGKNWYRLTPDIHGSYISGTWTTMASMRDTRLFYASQVLTNGNVFVCGGEYGTGRGRAEVYNPLANSWTSTPLPGIGYSDAESKMLPNGNVVLEHSVYSVASNSWISVNALRGQGEACWVKLPDDSILTVDGGANTASRFIPAQNKWISDTTCPVALYGYGFEEGATHLLPNGKVFFIGGTVNTAIYTPSGSTAAGTWAAGPTMMFGTNALGAVDAPSALMVNGRVLCALGPTNGFNSPTYFYEYDYTTNGFTQVDGPTGPTYNNAPFASAMLDLPDGNVLFIGGQGSTKVYVYAPDGTPLTNGLPVISNITENVDGSYHLTGTGLNGITGGASYGDDWQMDSNYPVVRMTNSVTGNVYYARTYGWNSTGVATGNRVVTTEFTLPANLTSGTYSLVVTANGNSSAPTNFTYAPLSAPTGLVVTNGLNAQVGLSWNAVSGATSYNLKRYTTSGGPYYSLAVNLTGTNYQDAGLVNGTGYFYVVSAVGSGGPSANSPQVIGTPVGPPPIPAGFNAMPGNGQLTLTWTASFGATSYNLQRSTTSGGPYTTVANPTGTTYINAGLVNGTTYYYVLSAVNSHGPSANSGQVSAAPSTVANGLIGYWKFDEGSGISAADSSGNNNVGTLANSPSWVAPGKVGPAALQLNAANLQMVSVSDATSLDPTSGLTITAWVNAANWSGNRRVLQKGDGDNQYRLLAEGGVFKFDLSGVGTLTTTLPAVSTWVHVAGTWNGTTMVIYYNGVSKASLAASGTNGITTDALAIGAKNGSSATGDYFLGTLDDVRVYNRGLSASEIAVVMAPPLGVPTGLTTTPGNAQVSLAWAVGAGATSYHVKRSTTSGGPYTIVASPTATSYLDTGLANATIYYYVVSAVNASGEGANSVEASATPFGPPIVLTASPTVNGQFSLQFAGTDGQNYVVETSSNLVNWTAVYTNMQSGGSFLFTDANATNFTSFYRVRQ; this is encoded by the coding sequence CATGTTCCTTGGGGCAGTCGCGGAAGCGGGGACGTGGACCGCGCTGACGCATGCGCCACCGGCCGGTCTTAACAACGCCCTTCTGTTGGGCGATGGGACGGTGATGTGCGGAGACGGCGGCAAGAATTGGTATCGGCTGACACCGGATATTCATGGCAGCTACATCAGCGGGACGTGGACCACCATGGCGTCAATGCGCGACACCCGCCTGTTCTATGCATCGCAAGTCCTGACCAACGGCAATGTTTTTGTCTGCGGCGGCGAGTACGGCACGGGCAGGGGAAGGGCGGAAGTATACAATCCGTTGGCAAATTCCTGGACCTCGACCCCGCTTCCAGGGATTGGTTACTCGGATGCGGAATCGAAGATGCTGCCCAACGGAAATGTTGTACTGGAGCATAGCGTTTATAGCGTTGCCAGCAATAGTTGGATTTCGGTCAACGCCCTGCGGGGCCAAGGGGAAGCCTGCTGGGTCAAACTCCCGGACGACAGCATCCTGACAGTGGATGGCGGGGCGAACACCGCATCACGCTTCATTCCCGCGCAAAACAAATGGATTTCAGACACAACCTGTCCGGTGGCACTTTACGGCTATGGTTTTGAGGAGGGGGCGACGCATTTGCTGCCAAATGGCAAGGTGTTTTTCATCGGCGGCACGGTCAATACGGCAATTTACACCCCGAGCGGCAGCACTGCTGCCGGTACCTGGGCGGCTGGTCCCACGATGATGTTCGGAACGAATGCGCTGGGGGCGGTTGACGCGCCATCTGCCCTGATGGTGAACGGCAGGGTGCTTTGTGCGCTTGGTCCCACGAATGGTTTTAATTCCCCAACTTATTTCTATGAGTACGACTACACGACCAACGGTTTCACGCAGGTGGATGGTCCGACCGGGCCGACCTACAACAACGCTCCGTTTGCGAGCGCCATGCTCGATCTGCCGGATGGAAACGTGCTGTTCATCGGGGGGCAGGGGAGCACCAAAGTTTACGTTTACGCGCCCGATGGCACACCGTTGACGAATGGATTGCCGGTCATCAGCAATATCACGGAAAATGTGGACGGCTCGTATCATCTTACCGGCACGGGGCTCAACGGCATCACCGGCGGTGCGTCGTACGGGGACGATTGGCAGATGGACAGCAACTATCCAGTGGTGCGAATGACCAATAGCGTTACCGGCAATGTTTATTATGCTCGAACCTACGGATGGAACAGCACCGGCGTGGCCACCGGCAATCGGGTGGTCACGACGGAATTTACACTGCCGGCTAATTTGACGTCTGGGACGTATTCGCTGGTGGTGACGGCCAACGGCAACAGTTCGGCACCCACGAATTTCACCTACGCGCCACTCAGCGCGCCGACCGGGCTGGTCGTGACGAACGGCTTGAATGCGCAGGTTGGTTTGTCGTGGAACGCGGTTTCAGGAGCGACCAGCTACAACCTGAAGCGTTACACGACCAGTGGCGGGCCGTATTATTCGCTGGCGGTCAACCTGACCGGTACGAATTACCAGGATGCGGGATTGGTGAACGGGACGGGGTATTTTTATGTGGTGTCGGCGGTGGGCAGCGGCGGGCCGAGTGCCAACTCCCCCCAGGTCATTGGCACGCCAGTGGGGCCACCGCCGATTCCTGCCGGGTTTAACGCTATGCCGGGCAACGGGCAGCTCACCTTGACGTGGACCGCCAGTTTTGGGGCGACGAGCTATAATTTGCAGCGGTCCACGACCAGCGGCGGCCCCTACACGACCGTGGCCAATCCGACTGGTACGACTTACATCAACGCCGGACTGGTGAACGGCACGACGTATTACTACGTGCTTTCCGCGGTGAATTCGCACGGTCCGAGCGCGAACAGCGGGCAGGTGAGCGCGGCCCCTTCGACCGTCGCCAATGGATTGATCGGTTACTGGAAGTTTGACGAGGGTTCGGGAATCAGCGCGGCTGATTCCTCCGGCAATAACAATGTGGGCACATTGGCAAACAGTCCAAGCTGGGTAGCTCCGGGCAAAGTCGGCCCGGCAGCGCTTCAGCTCAATGCCGCAAACTTGCAGATGGTTTCCGTTTCGGATGCGACCAGTCTCGACCCGACCAGCGGGCTTACGATCACCGCCTGGGTTAATGCCGCCAACTGGAGCGGGAACCGGCGGGTTCTGCAGAAGGGCGATGGTGACAATCAATACCGATTGCTGGCCGAAGGAGGCGTGTTCAAGTTTGACCTGAGCGGGGTCGGCACACTGACCACGACCTTGCCGGCCGTTAGCACGTGGGTTCACGTCGCCGGGACGTGGAATGGCACCACCATGGTGATTTACTACAACGGTGTGAGCAAGGCCAGCCTGGCGGCCAGTGGCACCAATGGGATCACAACCGATGCGCTGGCGATTGGCGCAAAAAATGGCAGCAGCGCCACTGGCGACTATTTCCTGGGCACACTGGACGATGTGCGCGTCTATAATCGCGGGTTGAGCGCTTCCGAAATTGCCGTGGTCATGGCGCCGCCGTTGGGAGTGCCGACGGGATTGACGACGACGCCCGGCAACGCGCAAGTGAGTCTGGCGTGGGCAGTCGGTGCGGGGGCAACCAGTTACCATGTGAAGCGTTCGACAACCAGCGGCGGGCCGTACACCATCGTGGCCAGTCCAACTGCGACCAGTTACCTTGATACGGGACTGGCCAACGCGACGATATATTACTATGTGGTTTCGGCGGTCAATGCCAGCGGTGAGGGCGCCAACTCCGTTGAAGCCAGCGCAACGCCTTTTGGGCCACCCATCGTTCTGACTGCGTCACCGACTGTGAACGGACAATTCAGCCTGCAATTTGCGGGAACGGATGGTCAGAATTACGTGGTCGAGACTTCCTCCAACCTGGTGAACTGGACCGCTGTTTACACCAACATGCAGAGCGGCGGTTCGTTCCTCTTCACCGATGCCAACGCGACCAATTTTACCAGCTTCTACCGCGTCCGACAGTGA